From the Thermococcus guaymasensis DSM 11113 genome, one window contains:
- a CDS encoding glycosyltransferase family 2 protein — protein sequence MVENEGFPFVTVIIPAYNEEKYIEKCLGEWVNQDYPKEKYEILVYDGMSTDRTAEIVKDFERRYPGLVKYRKNPKKRQVYAFNMGIREARGEFFMIFGAHAYPERDFLRKSVETFLEVKEKEPKLAGVGGKIVKLYENRLAKFVALIYSSPLSGASTFWYEEKPHFAKTVAFALYDKKIAEEIGGFDEDMITGNDFEFNLRINKRGYKLFFNPEIRSYYYARSTWRGFLKQTFNYGAVKAMALRKGYFSPLWLAPLGFLGFEALIPFWRFLVPLFVLYWAGLFGEGVRLWRKTKNVDALALPPVMWLFHNLISLGFIVGLMVGKKAFR from the coding sequence ATGGTTGAAAACGAGGGGTTTCCATTCGTCACGGTAATAATACCCGCCTATAACGAGGAAAAATACATCGAGAAGTGCCTCGGGGAGTGGGTCAATCAGGATTATCCGAAGGAAAAGTATGAGATACTGGTTTACGATGGTATGAGCACCGATAGAACCGCTGAGATAGTGAAAGATTTTGAGCGCAGGTATCCAGGCCTCGTGAAATACAGGAAGAACCCGAAGAAAAGACAGGTCTACGCCTTCAACATGGGGATCCGCGAGGCCAGGGGGGAGTTCTTCATGATCTTCGGGGCCCACGCGTATCCGGAGAGGGATTTCTTGAGAAAGAGCGTTGAGACTTTTCTGGAGGTCAAAGAAAAGGAACCAAAGCTTGCCGGTGTTGGTGGGAAGATAGTCAAACTCTATGAGAACCGGCTAGCCAAGTTCGTGGCCTTGATTTACTCTTCTCCTCTCTCTGGCGCAAGCACATTCTGGTACGAAGAAAAGCCACACTTCGCCAAGACTGTTGCCTTCGCGCTCTACGACAAAAAAATCGCCGAGGAGATCGGGGGCTTTGATGAGGACATGATAACCGGAAACGACTTTGAGTTCAATCTCAGGATAAACAAGAGGGGGTATAAACTGTTCTTCAACCCGGAAATCAGGAGTTATTATTATGCCCGCTCTACATGGAGGGGGTTTTTAAAGCAGACGTTTAACTACGGTGCCGTTAAGGCAATGGCGCTCAGGAAGGGGTATTTTTCACCCCTCTGGCTCGCTCCACTCGGCTTCCTTGGGTTTGAGGCATTGATTCCCTTCTGGCGTTTTCTGGTTCCCCTCTTTGTCCTGTACTGGGCCGGTCTCTTCGGGGAGGGGGTCAGGCTCTGGAGAAAGACTAAAAACGTTGATGCCCTTGCCCTACCCCCGGTGATGTGGTTGTTCCATAACTTGATAAGCCTCGGTTTCATAGTCGGGCTGATGGTGGGAAAGAAAGCTTTCAGGTGA